A single region of the Acanthopagrus latus isolate v.2019 chromosome 11, fAcaLat1.1, whole genome shotgun sequence genome encodes:
- the nek1 gene encoding serine/threonine-protein kinase Nek1 isoform X4, which yields MDKYEKVKKIGEGSFGKAVLVKSKEDGHQYVIKEIGISGMSSKERQESRKEVAVLANMSHPNIVQYKESFEEGGCLYIVMDYCEGGDLFKKINSQKGMLFSEEQILDWFVQICLALKHVHDRKILHRDIKSQNIFLTKDGTVQLGDFGIARVLNSTVELARTCIGTPYYLSPEICENKPYNNKSDIWALGCVLYEMCTLKHAFEAGNMKNLVLKIIRGSYPPVSVHYSQELRSLLAQLFKRNPRERPSVSSILDKPFLTCRIEKFLTPQIIAQEFHHAFLHKLPKVGVSQGPPAKRSAPGSIPLAPAQKITKPASKYGVPLTVRKVSDAAKKPAERKPAVKHKPAPLPAAPKRRVSQVEEERKKQEDGARKKRMELIEKERKQREQMFLLKADQMKRYEKEKINRINQAREQGWKHVLNSSGGSSPERKCYVGGGKRVVPSSVQGLPPSKTPYEQYHAALDQMAKPQPKVIKKEGPSAGPGSPVRSVPAAAGPVLPNGPARILNPDVIKRELQRLQHVSRQAHISRQCGQMAHGRAYQVEEFLQRKREAMLNKVRAEGQLEYLSRLRQIRLQNFNERQQIKARLRGEKYDSDGSDSQESSEEAELRRKKIEALKAQANARAAVLKEQLEKKRKEAYEREKRAWEDHLAARGVKVGMAAGNVAPAAAVAAAVAVAVSSTSTSPLPPQPSPSLPDPAPKAPALPVSKPQSILAISMTAALKNVGAITPLKESLPDPENATVIQSEKKQILRRLNQNLKAQSSAEEVEQPTLPPAEPSPAPQQIQYETEKRPPSNGDRKKWDAADLPVLPVAQQTLTETCATTAASSGSPEDRPSSGGDRKKWEAGVPLVISVAQQTLEQTCIATIEQTAGEVIQMGVLHEEAPRKVWGPSPDSQVLKVLQQAELQPLTQQLENATICEEDFSSPDKPNQTTAAEVAKTPTEVLPSKPTASAAVQSAEVQKESSHTTGASHQQASAAGAVDHVTLPPNLTETHDPADVESMVLEETPKQASRPQTGVQQAWEQEAQQPMPPEGITRPTGTKEVEKSAEKLTESSGLAQCEEPLFMKLCSPAHRRTAALAILSAQSSFDESSSSLASRSRSVSPLRSKHHDALLIGLSTGMFDSNNPKMLRTCSLPDLSRLFSAQQDSAVTNANVAPDNNLEIEDLDEAAKDDDQSETEDAYEDEDLRDIRASMERLLQEEVGAGDFNGNPPDGEDQELFNRLAAEIDQDNNQMAVDDDDDDDDDDEEEEEEEEEEGEEDDEEEECSNGSPGEEDHSNTSQINEEWQSDGSGEDQGVEATYHDSIFSRLEELRFNLEQQMGFEKFIEAYNKIKAIHEDEDETIDLGSSLVLSILGTEYQHLYANILHLVMADGAYQEDNDE from the exons ATGGACAAGTACGAAAAGGTGAAGAAAATCGGGGAAGGTTCGTTTGGAAAGGCTGTCCTTGTCAAATCCAAAGAGGATGGACACCAATATGTCATCAAGGAGATTGGCATATCTGGA ATGTCAAGTAAAGAGAGGCAGGAATCTCGAAAAGAGGTTGCCGTTCTTGCCAACATGAGTCATCCCAACATCGTCCAATATAAGGAGTCTTTTGAAG AGGGGGGCTGTCTGTACATTGTGATGGACTACTGTGAGGGAGGAGACCTCTTCAAGAAGATCAACTCTCAAAAAGGAATGCTGTTCTCAGAAGAGCAA ATCTTGGATTGGTTCGTGCAGATTTGCTTGGCACTGAAGCACGTGCATGATCGAAAAATCCTCCACAGGGACATCAAATCGCAG AACATATTTTTGACGAAAGATGGGACTGTGCAGCTTGGAGACTTTGGGATTGCGAGGGTGCTAAACAG CACTGTAGAACTCGCAAGAACGTGCATAGGAACACCTTATTACCTATCACCAGAGATCTGCGAGAACAAACCGTACAACAACAAAAG TGATATTTGGGCGCTAGGGTGTGTCCTGTATGAAATGTGCACTCTTAAGCATGCA TTCGAGGCTGGCAACATGAAGAACCTCGTCCTGAAGATCATCCGTGGCTCGTACCCTCCCGTGTCTGTCCACTACTCCCAAGAACTTCGCTCACTCTTGGCGCAGCTGTTTAAGCGCAACCCACGAGAGAGGCCCTCAGTCAGCAGCATACTGGACAAACCTTTCCTGACTTGTAGGATAGAGAAGTTCCTCACACCACAG ATTATTGCTCAGGAATTCCACCATGCTTTTCTTCACAAGCTGCCTAAAGTGGGTGTGTCACAGGGGCCACCAG CCAAGAGATCTGCCCCTGGCTCCATACCACTCGCCCCAGCCCAGAAGATTACCAAACCAGCCAGCAAATATGGAGTGCCTTTAACTGTGAGGAAAGTGTCAGATGCTGCCAAAAagcctgcagagaggaaaccagcTGTGAAACATAAACCA GCCCCTCTCCCAGCAGCCCCCAAGAGAAGAGTGAGtcaagtggaggaagagaggaaaaaacaagag GATGGTGCCCGAAAGAAAAGAATGGAGCTGAttgagaaagaaaggaaacagagagagcag ATGTTCCTGTTGAAAGCGGATCAAATGAAGAGATATGAAAAGGAAAAG ATCAATCGCATAAACCAAGCCAGAGAACAAGGCTGGAAGCATGTCTTGAATTCTAGTGGAGGCAGCAGCCCAGAGAGGAAG TGTTATGTAGGGGGTGGAAAGAGAGTTGTCCCAAGTTCTGTTCAGGGACTTCCTCCAAGTAAAACCCCATATGAGCAGTACCATGCTGCTCTGGACCAAATGGCTAAACCACAGCCTAAAGTCATCAAGAAGGAGGGACCCTCAGCTGGACCAGGCAGTCCAGTTCG AAGCGtaccagctgctgctggcccGGTGCTGCCCAATGGTCCGGCCCGAATCTTAAACCCTGATGTAATCAAGAGGGAATTACAGAGGCTGCAGCATGTTTCTAGACAAGCTCATATTAGTAG gcAGTGTGGTCAGATGGCTCATGGACGGGCCTATCAGGTTGAGGAGTTTTTACAGCGGAAGAGAGAAGCCATGCTCAACAAAGTTCGTGCTGAGGGACAGCTG GAGTATTTGTCAAGACTGAGGCAGATCCGCTTGCAGAACTTCAATGAGCGGCAGCAGATCAAAGCGcgactgagaggagagaag TACGACAGCGATGGCTCCGACAGCCAGGAGTCCAGTGAGGAGGCAGagctgaggagaaagaagatAGAGGCTTTAAAG GCCCAAGCAAACGCCCGTGCTGCTGTGCTGAAAGAGCAActagagaagaagagaaaagaagcatatgagagagaaaagagagctTGGGAGGACCAT CTTGCAGCTCGAGGGGTAAAGGTTGGCATGGCAGCAGGAAACGTagccccagcagcagcagtggcagcagcagtagcagtagcagtatcATCTACCTCCACCAGTCCTCTTCCACCCCAGCCCAGTCCCTCTCTGCCAGACCCGGCTCCCAAAGCTCCTGCCCTGCCTGTATCCAAACCCCAGTCGATCCTGGCCATATCCATGACTGCTGCCCTGAAGAATGTTGGAGCA ATTACCCCACTAAAAGAAAGCTTACCCGACCCAGAGAATGCTACAGTCATCCAG agtgagaaaaagcagATTTTGCGCCGACTTAACCAGAACCTAAAGGCCCAGAGCTCAGCGGAGGAAGTGGAGCAGCCGACTCTGCCCCCTGCAGAACCAAGCCCTGCTCCCCAGCAGATCCAGTATGAGACTGAGAAACGCCCCCCTTCAAACGGAGACCGGAAGAAGTGGGATGCAGCAGATCTGCCAGTGCTTCCAGTGGCTCAGCAAACCTTAACGGAAACCTGCGCCACAACAGCAG CCTCCTCCGGGTCTCCAGAAGACAGACCATCTTCAGGTGGAGACAGGAAGAAGTGGGAGGCAGGAGTTCCACTTGTTATCTCTGTTGCTCAACAAACTCTGGAGCAGACATGCATCGCAACCATAG aacaaacagcaggtGAAGTTATACAGATGGGTGTGCTACATGAAGAGGCACCTAGAAAGGTGTGGGGGCCCAGTCCAGACTCTCAGGTGCTGAAGGTGCTTCAGCAGGCAGAGCTTCAGCCTCTCACCCAGCAGCTGGAGAATGCCACCATCTGCGAAGAAGACTTTTCCAGCCCTG ATAAACCTAACCAGACGACAGCTGCTGAGGTAGCGAAGACACCTACAGAAGTGTTGCCCTCTAAGCCAACAGCATCTGCTGCGGTGCAGAGCGCGGAGGTTCAGAAGGAGAGTTCACACACCACAGGAGCTTCACATCAGCAAGCATCTGCAGCTGGTGCGGTAGACCACGTGACACTGCCACCAAACCTCACTGAGACTCACG ATCCAGCAGATGTGGAGTCGATGGTTTTGGAAGAGACACCTAAACAGGCCTCACGTCCCCAGACTGGTGTGCAGCAGGCGTGGGAGCAGGAAGCCCAACAGCCGAT gCCACCAGAGGGCATCACAAGACCAACAGGCACCAAAGAGGTTGAGAAGAGTGCAGAGAAACTGACTGAATCTTCCG gCTTAGCACAGTGTGAGGAGCCCCTGTTTATGAAGTTGTGTTCCCCGGCCCACCGACGCACTGCTGCCCTTGCAATCCTCTCAGCCCAGTCCTCCTTCGATGaatcatcttcctctctggctTCTCGCTCACGCTCTGTCTCCCCTCTGCGCTCCAAACACCACGACGCCCTCCTCATTGGTCTCTCCACGGGGATGTTTGACTCCAATAACCCTAAG ATGCTGCGGACATGTTCCCTGCCGGATCTCAGTCGTCTCTTCAGCGCTCAGCAGGACTCCGCAGTGacaaatgctaatgttgccCCAGACAACAACCTGGAAATCGAGGACTTGGACGAGGCAGCCAAAGATGACGACCAGTCTGAGACTGAAGA TGCATATGAGGATGAAGACCTGCGGGACATCCGGGCCTCCATGGAGAGGCTGCTGCAAGAGGAGGTCGGTGCAGGAGACTTCAATGGAAACCCTCCAGATGGCGAAGACCAAGAGCTCTTCAACAGGTTAGCAGCTGAGATCGATCAGGACAACAATCAGATGGCTGTagatgacgacgatgatgacgacgacgatgatgaagaggaggaggaggaggaggaggaagaaggcgaggaggatgatgaggaggaggaatgcTCCAATGGCAGTCCTGGTGAAGAGGACCACAGCAATACCAGCCAGATAAATGAAGAGTGGCAGTCAG ACGGCAGTGGAGAGGACCAGGGCGTAGAGGCTACTTATCATGACAGCATCTTCAGTCGACTGGAAGAGCTGCGCTTCAACCTGGAGCAGCAGATGGGCTTTGAGAAGTTCATCGAGGCGTACAATAAGATTAAG GCTAtacatgaagatgaagatgagacTATTGACCTGGGCTCGAGTTTAGTGCTGAGCATTTTGGGAACCGAGTACCAGCATCTGTATGCCAACATCCTTCATCTGGTAATGGCAGATGGTGCATACCAAGAAG atAATGATGAATAA
- the nek1 gene encoding serine/threonine-protein kinase Nek1 isoform X1: protein MDKYEKVKKIGEGSFGKAVLVKSKEDGHQYVIKEIGISGMSSKERQESRKEVAVLANMSHPNIVQYKESFEEGGCLYIVMDYCEGGDLFKKINSQKGMLFSEEQILDWFVQICLALKHVHDRKILHRDIKSQNIFLTKDGTVQLGDFGIARVLNSTVELARTCIGTPYYLSPEICENKPYNNKSDIWALGCVLYEMCTLKHAFEAGNMKNLVLKIIRGSYPPVSVHYSQELRSLLAQLFKRNPRERPSVSSILDKPFLTCRIEKFLTPQIIAQEFHHAFLHKLPKVGVSQGPPAKRSAPGSIPLAPAQKITKPASKYGVPLTVRKVSDAAKKPAERKPAVKHKPAPLPAAPKRRVSQVEEERKKQEDGARKKRMELIEKERKQREQMFLLKADQMKRYEKEKINRINQAREQGWKHVLNSSGGSSPERKCYVGGGKRVVPSSVQGLPPSKTPYEQYHAALDQMAKPQPKVIKKEGPSAGPGSPVRSVPAAAGPVLPNGPARILNPDVIKRELQRLQHVSRQAHISRQCGQMAHGRAYQVEEFLQRKREAMLNKVRAEGQLGTRQNLAAIYGTRGGSLRCRRPRANKEEEEYLSRLRQIRLQNFNERQQIKARLRGEKYDSDGSDSQESSEEAELRRKKIEALKAQANARAAVLKEQLEKKRKEAYEREKRAWEDHLAARGVKVGMAAGNVAPAAAVAAAVAVAVSSTSTSPLPPQPSPSLPDPAPKAPALPVSKPQSILAISMTAALKNVGAITPLKESLPDPENATVIQSEKKQILRRLNQNLKAQSSAEEVEQPTLPPAEPSPAPQQIQYETEKRPPSNGDRKKWDAADLPVLPVAQQTLTETCATTAASSGSPEDRPSSGGDRKKWEAGVPLVISVAQQTLEQTCIATIEQTAGEVIQMGVLHEEAPRKVWGPSPDSQVLKVLQQAELQPLTQQLENATICEEDFSSPDKPNQTTAAEVAKTPTEVLPSKPTASAAVQSAEVQKESSHTTGASHQQASAAGAVDHVTLPPNLTETHDPADVESMVLEETPKQASRPQTGVQQAWEQEAQQPMPPEGITRPTGTKEVEKSAEKLTESSGLAQCEEPLFMKLCSPAHRRTAALAILSAQSSFDESSSSLASRSRSVSPLRSKHHDALLIGLSTGMFDSNNPKMLRTCSLPDLSRLFSAQQDSAVTNANVAPDNNLEIEDLDEAAKDDDQSETEDAYEDEDLRDIRASMERLLQEEVGAGDFNGNPPDGEDQELFNRLAAEIDQDNNQMAVDDDDDDDDDDEEEEEEEEEEGEEDDEEEECSNGSPGEEDHSNTSQINEEWQSDGSGEDQGVEATYHDSIFSRLEELRFNLEQQMGFEKFIEAYNKIKAIHEDEDETIDLGSSLVLSILGTEYQHLYANILHLVMADGAYQEDNDE, encoded by the exons ATGGACAAGTACGAAAAGGTGAAGAAAATCGGGGAAGGTTCGTTTGGAAAGGCTGTCCTTGTCAAATCCAAAGAGGATGGACACCAATATGTCATCAAGGAGATTGGCATATCTGGA ATGTCAAGTAAAGAGAGGCAGGAATCTCGAAAAGAGGTTGCCGTTCTTGCCAACATGAGTCATCCCAACATCGTCCAATATAAGGAGTCTTTTGAAG AGGGGGGCTGTCTGTACATTGTGATGGACTACTGTGAGGGAGGAGACCTCTTCAAGAAGATCAACTCTCAAAAAGGAATGCTGTTCTCAGAAGAGCAA ATCTTGGATTGGTTCGTGCAGATTTGCTTGGCACTGAAGCACGTGCATGATCGAAAAATCCTCCACAGGGACATCAAATCGCAG AACATATTTTTGACGAAAGATGGGACTGTGCAGCTTGGAGACTTTGGGATTGCGAGGGTGCTAAACAG CACTGTAGAACTCGCAAGAACGTGCATAGGAACACCTTATTACCTATCACCAGAGATCTGCGAGAACAAACCGTACAACAACAAAAG TGATATTTGGGCGCTAGGGTGTGTCCTGTATGAAATGTGCACTCTTAAGCATGCA TTCGAGGCTGGCAACATGAAGAACCTCGTCCTGAAGATCATCCGTGGCTCGTACCCTCCCGTGTCTGTCCACTACTCCCAAGAACTTCGCTCACTCTTGGCGCAGCTGTTTAAGCGCAACCCACGAGAGAGGCCCTCAGTCAGCAGCATACTGGACAAACCTTTCCTGACTTGTAGGATAGAGAAGTTCCTCACACCACAG ATTATTGCTCAGGAATTCCACCATGCTTTTCTTCACAAGCTGCCTAAAGTGGGTGTGTCACAGGGGCCACCAG CCAAGAGATCTGCCCCTGGCTCCATACCACTCGCCCCAGCCCAGAAGATTACCAAACCAGCCAGCAAATATGGAGTGCCTTTAACTGTGAGGAAAGTGTCAGATGCTGCCAAAAagcctgcagagaggaaaccagcTGTGAAACATAAACCA GCCCCTCTCCCAGCAGCCCCCAAGAGAAGAGTGAGtcaagtggaggaagagaggaaaaaacaagag GATGGTGCCCGAAAGAAAAGAATGGAGCTGAttgagaaagaaaggaaacagagagagcag ATGTTCCTGTTGAAAGCGGATCAAATGAAGAGATATGAAAAGGAAAAG ATCAATCGCATAAACCAAGCCAGAGAACAAGGCTGGAAGCATGTCTTGAATTCTAGTGGAGGCAGCAGCCCAGAGAGGAAG TGTTATGTAGGGGGTGGAAAGAGAGTTGTCCCAAGTTCTGTTCAGGGACTTCCTCCAAGTAAAACCCCATATGAGCAGTACCATGCTGCTCTGGACCAAATGGCTAAACCACAGCCTAAAGTCATCAAGAAGGAGGGACCCTCAGCTGGACCAGGCAGTCCAGTTCG AAGCGtaccagctgctgctggcccGGTGCTGCCCAATGGTCCGGCCCGAATCTTAAACCCTGATGTAATCAAGAGGGAATTACAGAGGCTGCAGCATGTTTCTAGACAAGCTCATATTAGTAG gcAGTGTGGTCAGATGGCTCATGGACGGGCCTATCAGGTTGAGGAGTTTTTACAGCGGAAGAGAGAAGCCATGCTCAACAAAGTTCGTGCTGAGGGACAGCTG GGCACTCGTCAAAACCTGGCTGCGATCTATGGAACCCGGGGCGGTTCCCTTCGGTGCAGGAGGCCCAGAGccaacaaagaggaggag GAGTATTTGTCAAGACTGAGGCAGATCCGCTTGCAGAACTTCAATGAGCGGCAGCAGATCAAAGCGcgactgagaggagagaag TACGACAGCGATGGCTCCGACAGCCAGGAGTCCAGTGAGGAGGCAGagctgaggagaaagaagatAGAGGCTTTAAAG GCCCAAGCAAACGCCCGTGCTGCTGTGCTGAAAGAGCAActagagaagaagagaaaagaagcatatgagagagaaaagagagctTGGGAGGACCAT CTTGCAGCTCGAGGGGTAAAGGTTGGCATGGCAGCAGGAAACGTagccccagcagcagcagtggcagcagcagtagcagtagcagtatcATCTACCTCCACCAGTCCTCTTCCACCCCAGCCCAGTCCCTCTCTGCCAGACCCGGCTCCCAAAGCTCCTGCCCTGCCTGTATCCAAACCCCAGTCGATCCTGGCCATATCCATGACTGCTGCCCTGAAGAATGTTGGAGCA ATTACCCCACTAAAAGAAAGCTTACCCGACCCAGAGAATGCTACAGTCATCCAG agtgagaaaaagcagATTTTGCGCCGACTTAACCAGAACCTAAAGGCCCAGAGCTCAGCGGAGGAAGTGGAGCAGCCGACTCTGCCCCCTGCAGAACCAAGCCCTGCTCCCCAGCAGATCCAGTATGAGACTGAGAAACGCCCCCCTTCAAACGGAGACCGGAAGAAGTGGGATGCAGCAGATCTGCCAGTGCTTCCAGTGGCTCAGCAAACCTTAACGGAAACCTGCGCCACAACAGCAG CCTCCTCCGGGTCTCCAGAAGACAGACCATCTTCAGGTGGAGACAGGAAGAAGTGGGAGGCAGGAGTTCCACTTGTTATCTCTGTTGCTCAACAAACTCTGGAGCAGACATGCATCGCAACCATAG aacaaacagcaggtGAAGTTATACAGATGGGTGTGCTACATGAAGAGGCACCTAGAAAGGTGTGGGGGCCCAGTCCAGACTCTCAGGTGCTGAAGGTGCTTCAGCAGGCAGAGCTTCAGCCTCTCACCCAGCAGCTGGAGAATGCCACCATCTGCGAAGAAGACTTTTCCAGCCCTG ATAAACCTAACCAGACGACAGCTGCTGAGGTAGCGAAGACACCTACAGAAGTGTTGCCCTCTAAGCCAACAGCATCTGCTGCGGTGCAGAGCGCGGAGGTTCAGAAGGAGAGTTCACACACCACAGGAGCTTCACATCAGCAAGCATCTGCAGCTGGTGCGGTAGACCACGTGACACTGCCACCAAACCTCACTGAGACTCACG ATCCAGCAGATGTGGAGTCGATGGTTTTGGAAGAGACACCTAAACAGGCCTCACGTCCCCAGACTGGTGTGCAGCAGGCGTGGGAGCAGGAAGCCCAACAGCCGAT gCCACCAGAGGGCATCACAAGACCAACAGGCACCAAAGAGGTTGAGAAGAGTGCAGAGAAACTGACTGAATCTTCCG gCTTAGCACAGTGTGAGGAGCCCCTGTTTATGAAGTTGTGTTCCCCGGCCCACCGACGCACTGCTGCCCTTGCAATCCTCTCAGCCCAGTCCTCCTTCGATGaatcatcttcctctctggctTCTCGCTCACGCTCTGTCTCCCCTCTGCGCTCCAAACACCACGACGCCCTCCTCATTGGTCTCTCCACGGGGATGTTTGACTCCAATAACCCTAAG ATGCTGCGGACATGTTCCCTGCCGGATCTCAGTCGTCTCTTCAGCGCTCAGCAGGACTCCGCAGTGacaaatgctaatgttgccCCAGACAACAACCTGGAAATCGAGGACTTGGACGAGGCAGCCAAAGATGACGACCAGTCTGAGACTGAAGA TGCATATGAGGATGAAGACCTGCGGGACATCCGGGCCTCCATGGAGAGGCTGCTGCAAGAGGAGGTCGGTGCAGGAGACTTCAATGGAAACCCTCCAGATGGCGAAGACCAAGAGCTCTTCAACAGGTTAGCAGCTGAGATCGATCAGGACAACAATCAGATGGCTGTagatgacgacgatgatgacgacgacgatgatgaagaggaggaggaggaggaggaggaagaaggcgaggaggatgatgaggaggaggaatgcTCCAATGGCAGTCCTGGTGAAGAGGACCACAGCAATACCAGCCAGATAAATGAAGAGTGGCAGTCAG ACGGCAGTGGAGAGGACCAGGGCGTAGAGGCTACTTATCATGACAGCATCTTCAGTCGACTGGAAGAGCTGCGCTTCAACCTGGAGCAGCAGATGGGCTTTGAGAAGTTCATCGAGGCGTACAATAAGATTAAG GCTAtacatgaagatgaagatgagacTATTGACCTGGGCTCGAGTTTAGTGCTGAGCATTTTGGGAACCGAGTACCAGCATCTGTATGCCAACATCCTTCATCTGGTAATGGCAGATGGTGCATACCAAGAAG atAATGATGAATAA